A DNA window from Mycolicibacter hiberniae contains the following coding sequences:
- a CDS encoding PhzF family phenazine biosynthesis protein — MPIAAYLVDTFTSVRFRGNPTGVVLLDGPADASWMQAVAAEFNCPATAFIDLAHGDPGPRSLRWFSPVAELALCGSGTLASAHVLGGDQSFRAGDRLLACTTDSDGAIRMTFPADPVRGAAPTAELVAGLPGVSIRSVWRGSLDVVVEAGSAAEVRALAPDTASLAKVAARAVVVTAVGDGDADIVSRVFAPRFGLSEDPVTGSAHCTLAALWGGRLGVEEFSAEQASPRGGRLRVRRDGDRVLLIGHAVTVFSGELRR, encoded by the coding sequence GTGCCCATCGCTGCTTACCTAGTCGACACGTTCACATCGGTGAGGTTCCGGGGGAACCCCACCGGTGTAGTGCTGCTGGACGGTCCCGCCGACGCTTCGTGGATGCAGGCTGTGGCAGCAGAGTTCAACTGCCCCGCAACAGCATTCATCGATCTGGCTCACGGGGATCCCGGCCCGCGAAGTCTGCGGTGGTTCAGTCCGGTGGCCGAATTGGCGTTGTGCGGCTCCGGAACCCTGGCCAGTGCTCATGTATTGGGCGGGGACCAATCCTTCCGGGCGGGCGATCGCTTGCTGGCTTGCACGACGGATTCCGATGGCGCGATCAGGATGACGTTTCCGGCGGACCCCGTGCGCGGCGCGGCGCCGACTGCGGAGCTGGTGGCAGGCCTGCCCGGGGTGAGCATCCGCTCGGTGTGGCGGGGCAGCCTGGACGTGGTCGTGGAAGCGGGGTCAGCTGCCGAAGTCCGGGCGCTGGCGCCGGACACGGCGTCGCTGGCGAAGGTAGCCGCGCGTGCCGTCGTGGTTACGGCAGTCGGTGACGGCGACGCCGACATCGTGAGCCGGGTGTTCGCACCCCGCTTCGGGCTGTCCGAGGATCCGGTGACCGGCTCGGCGCACTGCACTCTTGCCGCGCTGTGGGGCGGGCGTCTCGGAGTCGAGGAATTCTCGGCGGAACAGGCCTCGCCGCGAGGTGGGCGATTGCGGGTGCGCCGTGACGGCGACCGTGTCCTGCTGATCGGGCACGCGGTGACCG